The proteins below come from a single Agromyces flavus genomic window:
- a CDS encoding aggregation-promoting factor C-terminal-like domain-containing protein: MGRHSGEHGVSPADSAREYARVNVPRSSAPVRPAAMRRDDPAPRAREASRANVSSPARNRVAGPIKQAATVTFAFAASVSFLLVNIVDPYSGATASSTYTPVDRFGGQAVQEYAVDGDIAAASVAAEGYLVEKKPEPEPEPAGAGWAPPAIVPDPGSAQAYAAGAVAARGWPSTEFDCLVALWNRESGWRVNAYNPSGAYGIPQALPGSKMATAGADWETNAATQIEWGLGYISGRYGTPCGAWAHSEANGWY, from the coding sequence GTGGGCAGGCATTCGGGTGAGCATGGCGTATCGCCGGCCGATTCCGCACGCGAGTACGCGCGGGTGAACGTGCCCCGCTCGTCCGCTCCCGTCCGCCCTGCGGCGATGCGCCGCGACGACCCGGCGCCGCGGGCGCGCGAGGCGTCCCGCGCGAACGTCTCGTCGCCCGCCCGGAACCGCGTCGCCGGTCCGATCAAGCAGGCGGCGACCGTGACCTTCGCCTTCGCCGCATCGGTGAGCTTCCTGCTCGTCAACATCGTCGACCCGTACTCGGGCGCGACCGCCTCGTCGACGTACACGCCCGTCGACCGCTTCGGCGGGCAGGCCGTCCAGGAGTACGCCGTCGACGGGGACATCGCCGCGGCATCCGTCGCCGCCGAGGGCTACCTCGTCGAGAAGAAGCCCGAGCCCGAGCCCGAGCCCGCCGGTGCCGGCTGGGCGCCGCCCGCCATCGTGCCCGACCCCGGATCGGCGCAGGCGTACGCGGCCGGTGCGGTCGCGGCCCGTGGTTGGCCGAGTACCGAGTTCGACTGCCTCGTCGCCCTGTGGAACCGCGAGTCGGGCTGGCGGGTGAACGCGTACAACCCCAGTGGCGCGTACGGCATCCCGCAGGCGCTGCCCGGCTCGAAGATGGCGACCGCGGGAGCCGACTGGGAGACGAACGCCGCGACCCAGATCGAATGGGGCCTCGGGTACATCTCGGGCCGGTACGGCACGCCCTGCGGCGCCTGGGCGCACTCCGAGGCCAACGGCTGGTACTGA
- a CDS encoding DivIVA domain-containing protein codes for MAVEETEFTQVFRGYDKDEVDRSINALRREIITANNATGELQKENKRLLTRIDELTGELEEVGSPTFSGLGTKLENTLRVAEEQSTRLIAQADIDAEKLRRAAEDEAHLMRSDAHELAERTLSEARAQANRLLENARAEADDMVARAQEASEQLREDANRDAAAIQGAASTEVAEARSTAKREAAALVAEAERKAAEMLVAANTEANEARAAAAGLQEETEQTRAEVAIELDQKRAELAKETEQARIDLARETEQARLDLERETAESRAAIEAEVEERRAALEHELEQARTDLERELEAARAKLVEQREQTSVDLERESETARLKLQHELDRIRAKHAAELDQMRADLALEQEQARADFEAEAEQARIDLDNQLTSMKKKTTHEVNRMRREIERARMDLDAELATKRDEAEQELLAAQQEAAEQTKKFLADANAELEEAIARTNQSRAEAERLETEVRSEAAASREKADEEARERVAAAHAQARKLIADAEERTRSLVADAEDRLAQIKIERDAVAGYFESLRGVLTQAEQVANRK; via the coding sequence TTGGCCGTCGAAGAGACCGAGTTCACGCAGGTATTCCGCGGATACGACAAGGACGAGGTCGACCGGAGCATCAACGCGCTCCGCCGCGAGATCATCACCGCGAACAACGCGACCGGCGAGCTGCAGAAGGAGAACAAGCGCCTCCTCACGCGCATCGACGAGCTGACCGGCGAGCTCGAGGAGGTCGGCAGCCCGACCTTCTCCGGCCTCGGCACCAAGCTCGAGAACACGCTGCGCGTCGCCGAGGAGCAGTCGACCCGGCTCATCGCGCAGGCCGACATCGACGCCGAGAAGCTCCGCCGCGCCGCGGAGGACGAGGCGCACCTCATGCGCTCCGACGCGCACGAGCTCGCCGAGCGCACCCTCTCCGAGGCGCGCGCCCAGGCCAACCGCCTGCTCGAGAACGCCCGTGCCGAGGCCGACGACATGGTCGCGCGTGCCCAGGAGGCGAGCGAGCAGCTGCGCGAGGACGCGAACCGCGACGCCGCGGCCATCCAGGGCGCCGCATCGACCGAGGTCGCCGAAGCGCGCTCGACCGCGAAGCGCGAGGCGGCCGCCCTGGTGGCCGAGGCCGAGCGCAAGGCGGCCGAGATGCTCGTCGCGGCGAACACCGAGGCCAACGAGGCGCGTGCCGCCGCCGCGGGCCTGCAGGAGGAGACCGAGCAGACCCGCGCCGAGGTCGCGATCGAGCTCGACCAGAAGCGGGCCGAGCTCGCCAAGGAGACCGAGCAGGCGCGCATCGACCTCGCCCGTGAGACCGAGCAGGCACGCCTCGACCTCGAGCGCGAGACCGCCGAGTCCCGGGCCGCGATCGAGGCCGAGGTCGAGGAGCGCCGCGCCGCGCTCGAGCACGAGCTCGAGCAGGCCCGCACCGACCTCGAGCGCGAGCTCGAGGCCGCGCGCGCCAAGCTCGTCGAGCAGCGCGAGCAGACCTCCGTCGACCTCGAGCGCGAGTCCGAGACCGCGCGCCTCAAACTCCAGCACGAGCTCGACCGCATCCGCGCGAAGCACGCCGCCGAGCTCGACCAGATGCGCGCCGACCTCGCCCTCGAGCAGGAGCAGGCCCGTGCGGACTTCGAGGCCGAGGCCGAGCAGGCCCGGATCGACCTCGACAACCAGCTCACGTCGATGAAGAAGAAGACGACGCACGAGGTGAACCGCATGCGTCGCGAGATCGAGCGGGCCCGCATGGACCTCGACGCCGAGCTCGCGACCAAGCGCGACGAGGCCGAGCAGGAGCTCCTGGCGGCGCAGCAGGAGGCGGCCGAGCAGACGAAGAAGTTCCTCGCCGACGCGAACGCCGAGCTCGAAGAGGCCATCGCCCGCACCAACCAGAGCCGTGCCGAGGCCGAGCGCCTCGAGACCGAGGTCCGCAGCGAGGCCGCTGCGTCCCGCGAGAAGGCCGACGAGGAGGCGCGCGAGCGGGTCGCCGCCGCGCACGCCCAGGCGCGCAAGCTCATCGCCGACGCCGAGGAGCGCACGCGGTCCCTCGTGGCCGACGCCGAGGACCGGCTCGCGCAGATCAAGATCGAGCGCGACGCGGTCGCCGGCTACTTCGAGAGCCTGCGCGGAGTCCTCACGCAGGCCGAGCAGGTCGCGAACCGGAAGTAA
- a CDS encoding alpha/beta hydrolase, producing MTEIRAGVELPAHREQIELRTSDGLRLVGELATPVDRPPVATLVTLHPLPTAGGFMDSHIIRKAAARLPALAGLAVLRFNTRGTVSPRGRSEGAFGEGLAERADVAAAMRFVEERGLPVPWLVGWSFGTELALKYGLEHGIAGAVLLSPPLHRTTDEELARWRSAPVPLVAIIPEHDDYLKPAEAAERFAGLPHLTRIDVEGGKHLWVGESQTRRVLEEIVRAVNPAALPLPTHWPAASVAQPEA from the coding sequence ATGACCGAGATCCGCGCGGGGGTCGAACTCCCGGCGCACCGGGAGCAGATCGAGCTGCGCACGAGCGACGGGCTGCGGCTCGTCGGCGAGCTGGCGACCCCGGTCGACCGTCCGCCCGTCGCGACGCTGGTGACGCTGCATCCGCTGCCCACTGCCGGCGGGTTCATGGATTCGCACATCATCCGGAAGGCCGCCGCCCGGCTGCCGGCGCTCGCGGGCCTGGCCGTGCTGCGCTTCAACACCCGCGGAACGGTGTCGCCACGGGGCCGGAGCGAGGGTGCGTTCGGCGAGGGCCTGGCCGAGCGCGCCGATGTCGCTGCCGCGATGCGCTTCGTCGAGGAACGCGGCCTGCCCGTCCCGTGGCTCGTGGGCTGGTCCTTCGGCACCGAACTCGCCCTCAAGTACGGCCTCGAACACGGCATCGCGGGCGCCGTGCTCCTGTCGCCGCCCCTGCACCGCACCACCGACGAGGAGCTCGCACGGTGGCGTTCGGCGCCGGTGCCGCTCGTGGCGATCATCCCCGAGCACGACGACTACCTGAAGCCCGCCGAGGCGGCAGAGCGGTTCGCCGGCCTTCCGCACCTCACGCGCATCGACGTCGAGGGCGGCAAGCACCTCTGGGTGGGGGAGTCGCAGACGCGCCGAGTACTCGAGGAGATCGTCCGCGCGGTGAATCCGGCGGCGCTGCCGCTGCCGACGCACTGGCCCGCGGCATCCGTCGCCCAGCCCGAGGCGTGA
- a CDS encoding AI-2E family transporter, with protein sequence MRIQNAFRLALVGTLGVGVGLLILSAVASLSTILTYIGAALFLALGLEPAVSGLERRGLPRWGAIVLVILGVAAVVAALLLAVIPIIVDQVAELIAQVPGIVAQLNRVDWIEWLQEQFPLLKIDEISEQAGAALTDFFTNPDKLSELLGGVWAVALAIGGGVFAVIVVAVLTVYFTASLDAMKRATYQLVPASRRARFADLTEQITQSVGRYVIGQVSLAAVNGFLSFMFLSIIRAPFPAVLAFIAFLFSLVPLVGTLTGSIIIVLLCLIPGLGSPLTGLVAAIYYLIYMQVEAYVLSPRIMSRAVKVPGALVVVAALAGGALLGILGALVAIPIAAAALLIIKQVVIPRQNER encoded by the coding sequence GTGAGGATCCAGAACGCGTTCCGGCTCGCGCTCGTCGGCACGCTCGGCGTCGGCGTCGGCCTGCTGATCCTCTCCGCCGTCGCCAGCCTGTCGACGATCCTGACCTACATCGGAGCCGCGCTGTTCCTGGCCCTCGGCCTCGAGCCCGCCGTGAGCGGGCTCGAGCGCCGAGGGCTTCCGCGTTGGGGCGCGATCGTCCTCGTCATCCTCGGGGTCGCGGCCGTCGTCGCGGCCCTGCTCCTGGCAGTCATCCCGATCATCGTCGACCAGGTCGCCGAGCTCATCGCGCAGGTGCCCGGCATCGTCGCGCAGCTGAACCGCGTCGACTGGATCGAATGGCTCCAGGAGCAGTTCCCGCTGCTCAAGATCGACGAGATCAGCGAGCAGGCGGGCGCGGCGCTCACCGACTTCTTCACCAATCCCGACAAGCTGAGCGAGCTGCTGGGCGGCGTCTGGGCCGTCGCCCTCGCCATCGGGGGCGGGGTGTTCGCGGTCATCGTCGTCGCGGTGCTCACCGTGTACTTCACGGCGTCGCTCGACGCGATGAAGCGGGCCACGTATCAGCTGGTTCCCGCCTCACGACGCGCGCGGTTCGCCGACCTCACCGAGCAGATCACGCAGTCCGTCGGCCGCTACGTCATCGGGCAGGTGTCGCTCGCCGCCGTCAACGGCTTCCTGAGCTTCATGTTCCTGTCGATCATCCGCGCGCCGTTCCCCGCGGTGCTGGCGTTCATCGCCTTCCTCTTCTCGCTCGTGCCCCTCGTCGGCACGCTCACGGGCTCGATCATCATCGTGCTGCTCTGCCTGATCCCCGGGCTCGGGTCGCCCCTCACGGGGCTCGTGGCGGCGATCTACTACCTGATCTACATGCAGGTCGAGGCGTACGTGCTCTCGCCCAGGATCATGAGTCGCGCGGTCAAGGTTCCGGGCGCCCTGGTCGTCGTCGCCGCGCTCGCGGGCGGTGCGCTGCTGGGCATCCTCGGAGCGCTCGTCGCGATCCCCATCGCGGCCGCGGCACTGCTGATCATCAAGCAGGTCGTGATCCCGCGCCAGAACGAGCGCTGA